The following are from one region of the Capsicum annuum cultivar UCD-10X-F1 chromosome 1, UCD10Xv1.1, whole genome shotgun sequence genome:
- the LOC107867637 gene encoding putative glucuronosyltransferase PGSIP8 isoform X1: protein MGKMMIKWSFSILIIILTTVVAGAPAMVKGKGVHENAYATMMYMGTPRDYEFYIATRVMLRSLSKLGVKADLVVIASLDVPLHWVQTLEQEDGAKVVRVENLNNPYKGQSNFNWRFKLTLNKLYAWSLTDYERVVMLDSDNLFLQKTDELFQCGQFCAVFINPCIFHTGLFVLQPSEIVFKDMLHQLKVGMDNPDGADQGFIGRYFPDLLDQPMFHPSLNGTKLQGNYRLPLGYQMDASYYYLRLHWSVPCGPNSVITFPGAPWLKPWYWWSWPVLPLGIQWHEQRRQTLGYNAEIPLVMIQTVLYLGIIIMTRVARPSLSKLCYRREDTKSIFLIRTGLKLIAIWSILAAYILPFFLIPRTVHPLIGWGLYLLGSFALSCIALNAFLLPMLPVLVPWLGILGALLVMAYPWYSDGVVRALTVFAYAFCASPVAWTALVKIMSCLHVSIEREGFLPRLSESAVPAGFNKLY from the exons atggggaaGATGATGATAAAATGGAGTTTTTCGATTTTGATTATAATTTTAACTACGGTGGTTGCCGGAGCTCCGGCGATGGTAAAGGGAAAAGGGGTGCATGAAAATGCTTATGCTACTATGATGTATATGGGAACACCAAGagattatgagttttacatagCGACACGTGTCATGCTACGATCACTTTCCAAGCTTGGCGTTAAGGCTGATCTCGTTGTTATTGCTTCTCTTGATGTTCCTCTTCATTGGGTCCAAACTCT AGAGCAGGAAGACGGTGCAAAGGTGGTGAGAGTTGAAAATCTGAACAATCCTTACAAAGGGCAATCGAATTTTAATTGGAGATTCAAGTTAACGCTGAACAAACTTTACGCGTGGAGCCTAACAGACTATGAAAGGGTTGTCATGCTTGATTCCGACAACCTTTTCCTCCAGAAAACAGATGAATTGTTCCAATGTGGTCAATTTTGTGCAGTCTTCATCAACCCCTGCATATTCCATACCGGTCTGTTTGTATTGCAG CCATCAGAAATTGTATTCAAGGACATGCTTCATCAGTTGAAGGTTGGAATGGACAATCCAGATGGCGCAGACCAAGGTTTTATAGGAAGATACTTCCCGGATTTACTTGATCAGCCGATGTTTCATCCTTCTCTTAACGGTACTAAGCTCCAGGGAAATTATCGACTGCCTCTAGGTTACCAAATGGATGCCTCTTATTATT ATCTCAGACTCCACTGGTCGGTACCCTGTGGACCTAATAGTGTCATTACTTTCCCCGGTGCACCATGGTTAAAGCCTTGGTATTGGTGGTCGTGGCCTGTCCTACCTTTGGGCATCCAGTGGCATGAACAACGTCGTCAAACTCTTGG GTACAATGCAGAGATTCCACTAGTGATGATCCAAACTGTACTCTACCTTGGAATAATTATAATGACACGCGTAGCACGTCCTAGTTTATCTAAGTTGTGCTATAGACGTGAAGACACCAAGAGCATCTTCTTGATACGAACTGGCCTGAAGCTGATCGCGATATGGTCCATTCTTGCAGCTTACATACTTCCATTCTTCTTGATACCTCGCACGGTTCATCCACTAATCGGTTGGGGTCTCTACTTATTAGGCTCTTTCGCACTATCATGTATAGCACTGAATGCATTCTTGTTACCAATGCTGCCTGTTCTCGTGCCTTGGCTAGGAATTCTTGGTGCCCTTTTAGTCATGGCTTATCCTTGGTATTCTGATGGTGTTGTAAGAGCACTTACTGTATTTGCATACGCGTTTTGCGCGTCCCCCGTGGCATGGACAGCATTAGTGAAAATAATGTCTTGTCTTCATGTTTCAATTGAGAGGGAAGGGTTCTTGCCTAGGTTGAGTGAATCTGCTGTACCTGCTGGTTTCAACAAGTTGTATTGA
- the LOC107867637 gene encoding putative glucuronosyltransferase PGSIP8 isoform X2, producing MFPLHWVQTLEQEDGAKVVRVENLNNPYKGQSNFNWRFKLTLNKLYAWSLTDYERVVMLDSDNLFLQKTDELFQCGQFCAVFINPCIFHTGLFVLQPSEIVFKDMLHQLKVGMDNPDGADQGFIGRYFPDLLDQPMFHPSLNGTKLQGNYRLPLGYQMDASYYYLRLHWSVPCGPNSVITFPGAPWLKPWYWWSWPVLPLGIQWHEQRRQTLGYNAEIPLVMIQTVLYLGIIIMTRVARPSLSKLCYRREDTKSIFLIRTGLKLIAIWSILAAYILPFFLIPRTVHPLIGWGLYLLGSFALSCIALNAFLLPMLPVLVPWLGILGALLVMAYPWYSDGVVRALTVFAYAFCASPVAWTALVKIMSCLHVSIEREGFLPRLSESAVPAGFNKLY from the exons ATGTTTCCTCTTCATTGGGTCCAAACTCT AGAGCAGGAAGACGGTGCAAAGGTGGTGAGAGTTGAAAATCTGAACAATCCTTACAAAGGGCAATCGAATTTTAATTGGAGATTCAAGTTAACGCTGAACAAACTTTACGCGTGGAGCCTAACAGACTATGAAAGGGTTGTCATGCTTGATTCCGACAACCTTTTCCTCCAGAAAACAGATGAATTGTTCCAATGTGGTCAATTTTGTGCAGTCTTCATCAACCCCTGCATATTCCATACCGGTCTGTTTGTATTGCAG CCATCAGAAATTGTATTCAAGGACATGCTTCATCAGTTGAAGGTTGGAATGGACAATCCAGATGGCGCAGACCAAGGTTTTATAGGAAGATACTTCCCGGATTTACTTGATCAGCCGATGTTTCATCCTTCTCTTAACGGTACTAAGCTCCAGGGAAATTATCGACTGCCTCTAGGTTACCAAATGGATGCCTCTTATTATT ATCTCAGACTCCACTGGTCGGTACCCTGTGGACCTAATAGTGTCATTACTTTCCCCGGTGCACCATGGTTAAAGCCTTGGTATTGGTGGTCGTGGCCTGTCCTACCTTTGGGCATCCAGTGGCATGAACAACGTCGTCAAACTCTTGG GTACAATGCAGAGATTCCACTAGTGATGATCCAAACTGTACTCTACCTTGGAATAATTATAATGACACGCGTAGCACGTCCTAGTTTATCTAAGTTGTGCTATAGACGTGAAGACACCAAGAGCATCTTCTTGATACGAACTGGCCTGAAGCTGATCGCGATATGGTCCATTCTTGCAGCTTACATACTTCCATTCTTCTTGATACCTCGCACGGTTCATCCACTAATCGGTTGGGGTCTCTACTTATTAGGCTCTTTCGCACTATCATGTATAGCACTGAATGCATTCTTGTTACCAATGCTGCCTGTTCTCGTGCCTTGGCTAGGAATTCTTGGTGCCCTTTTAGTCATGGCTTATCCTTGGTATTCTGATGGTGTTGTAAGAGCACTTACTGTATTTGCATACGCGTTTTGCGCGTCCCCCGTGGCATGGACAGCATTAGTGAAAATAATGTCTTGTCTTCATGTTTCAATTGAGAGGGAAGGGTTCTTGCCTAGGTTGAGTGAATCTGCTGTACCTGCTGGTTTCAACAAGTTGTATTGA